Below is a genomic region from Zeugodacus cucurbitae isolate PBARC_wt_2022May chromosome X, idZeuCucr1.2, whole genome shotgun sequence.
GCCTTTGCAATTTTCCAATATGTCTTAAATGCAAATAATCTGTCATAATATAAGACAAAAGAGCACTGCGTTGATTCTCTCTAACTCGCAGGATACATGATTCTACACCGTTTCTCAGTGTTTTGTTGCTTGATCCTATATCTACCATATCTGAAATAACCGATTTTATGACTAGAATATCTTCATCACTGAGCTTTTCAAACACCGCCGCCGGTGGCTGATTCGGTTTCCCACTACTGCTATTATCAGCTTGATTTGAATGGGAGTAAGAATCAATTCCACGTTGAGGATACAAAAGTGACCCTGCACCCGAAAGCTAAACAATGAAGaaagaataataattatataaataactaGGTTCtcacatattttctttaaatatcttGTACCTTAGTTGACATTCTATTGGATGATGGCATTTGCTGTTGCGTGTATTTGGAGTGGCTCGATGTTTTCGGTAAAGTCGACGAAGACAAGGCGGATCGTGATTGCTGTGCTCCGCGAGACGATGAGCTCTCTCGCGACGTTTGTGAAGAACCGGATCGTGGAAGCATTCctacatacaaaataaagtgaaaaactcATAAGTAATAACTCAAAAACGTTGACAATCTATTGTTATACCATAACGTTCACGTTCCATAGATCCCTTGTTGTATGATCCTTTATTACGCGGTCCACTGCGATCTCTGTCACGATCTCTGTCATTACTTCTACTATTATCATTAAGTGTAGATAAGGCTGCAAACGAGTTCGTAGGTGTGGACGTCGGTGTTGATGATTGCCTTGAACCATTTGACCAAACAAAGAGACCAACGCCGCCcatttttttgttatcaaaGTTATTTGCGGTTGACTGCacaaagtatttttaaattattaaatatcaaataaatatttacattaatatgcttataaatatttaatatgtaaaaattttagtataatAAGCATACTAACCAAACCCTCCAATTTTAGTGGATCCAAAACGCGACTTCCTCCTTTGCTAGTTTGCACATGCCATGTACTGTCATCGCCATTCGAATTGAAATGCATTCCGCTGCCACTATTATTGCCACTGTTGCCACCAATTTGCTGCTGACGTCTTAAGCTTCCAGTATCTCCCCTTTGGCTATGACTGCCGCTGTACCCAGAGCGATTATCGTTGTatctaccaccaccaccacctcgTTCGTCGCGCTTGCCACTTGAACCTAACGAGGATGGTCCATTAGAACCGCCTCCGCCTGACACCGATCCAGCATAGTTTAGATATTGTGAAGACAATTGCTCAGTTTTCATTTCTTTCTCTACTTGTCCCATTGTTTTAGGAGCTTCATTTCGTTTAGATTGCCATTTGTCCCGACGCAAATCAATTACGTCTTGCAACATAAAACGTACACGAGAACTGACTTTAGCACCATCTTTGTCAGTTTTTGATGCTATCGCCTGCATGCGGTTCATGATTTTTTCCAACGAATAACAACGCGTAGATTCTTTCGTGTTAATAGGCGTTTGTTCGAATTTGTCGCCAACAGTTGTTAAAAGCTTGCATAAACATTCTAGCTGATCTTCAGAATTTGGATTTAATAAAGCGTCAATGCAAGAGTTGATAATCTTTCCGGTAAGCATAGAGATTTTGAAAAGCTCTCCAATAAAACGAACTGTGCCACCTGAGCGGCGACGTATCTTTCGCTCCTCTTCCTCTAGCTGCGCTTCTAATTCAGCCTTTTCTGTTGGATCGCtacattttgcaattttttcaataattggcTGTAGTTTCTTCTcttttgctttactttttgtaacattttgtgTAAATTCGCGTTCAGTTTTATCGAGCAACGCTGCGCGAAACAGTGCAAGGTTAGTTTTCGTACCACTTTCCATGCGCTCGTCTCTCCTCTTTACCTCAGAAATTAAACGATGACACAAACGTGCGTATGAGACGGAAAAGTTTGGTTCATCTATCGCCTTTTCAAAGACAAGTACCATTACTTCTTCCATTTTATCAGGTGTATCgattttaagtttaattatttCCTCAACTAATGCGTCGAATTTTTCAGGAGTAAGCTTATTTAATATGCCACGGACACGGCGTACAAGTTCTTCCTTCTCACGATTCGATTTAGCCTCTGGATCGGCCTCAACATCACCTTTAACCAAGACCCTAGGACGCCACGCATTGtcagtttcatttaatttaacatCCTGGTGAAGCGACAAGTTCACATGTATCATCCCTATCGTTATGAAATAGAATTAGGTTATATTAGTATTGCTAaaagtgtgtaaatattttggtATACTTGTTTGATTGCCATTACCATTTTTACCTTTCATGCTACCACGTCCATGCACTCCGGACATAGAAGCCTGCTTATTTCCATAACCTTCGGCGCCAGATATACTTCCTGCAACACCACGATTAGTGCTTAGGGAACCGACCATAGATTGAACACGCTTTGGATTACGTATAAAGGATGGCATCAAATTAGGCGTGGGTAATATGGATACGTTACTAACTTCAGGTTGTCGACGAGAAGCTGTCGCCTCGCGTAATTTTAGAAGTTGCACTTTGTCATACTGTTTTTTGCCTGACGGATTGTTGGGTGACCATTGACCCTCATTATAGCTTATCAGAGATTGTTGCGTTGTAGACTGATCACCAACACATTCTGAAGAAGTAATATCATTCGAATTCGATTTACCTTCGTTGCTAgaattactatttttaatttcatcgaCTGTATCGTCTAATGCCGAATTTTCGGTTGGTAATTTTTCAACGGTTGTTGTTAGCGTTATATCCCTCGACTCAGAAATTTCTTCTGGTTTTATAGCTACTACCGCGCGATCTGTCTCATCACCTTCATTTGCAGCTGTCTCAGAATGTCGCGATCTGGAACCCTGAGACTGTGCAATTTGAGACTGAACTCTGTCTCCGGCTTCCTCATCTTTATTAAACGACGAAGCCGTAGTTTTATTTAAACTTGATGTGCTATAATCCACCACCTTAGCATCGTCTTCCCATTCTCTAGGATTTTGTGTCTCGATAGATGCATTTTCAGTAACGTGCTCAATTTCAACATGATTACTTTCGGCAGATTGATCGGTTCTACTGTCCacattagaaatattttgtttttcgtttaccAATTCTGGTGTTTCTTGTGTAAGTTGCATACTTTGTGGTAGTATATCTGTCGTCTGCGGTTGTGTACCATCGAGATTGGTCGAAATTTCAGGTGCCCGGCTACCGGTGGAATTCAGCGTTTTTAAAGTTTCAGGCTTTTCGACAATTCCAACCTCAACAGTTGTAAAATGGTTTTGTTGGTGTTGGAATTCTGCAGATTGTGGGTATTGACTAGCTTCCGACGCTACTGTAGAACTTGGAACACTAATTGATGAGTTAACTGTGGTAGCCACCGAGACGTTAGAAATTGGTTGCTGTTGCGTAGAATTGCCGTCCTCAGCAGCCACTCCCTTGCATTCGTGACTATTAATTTGGTCGGTAATAACTACATTTGCATCTGCTGATATTCCTTGCTCTGGCTGTCTTTTCGTATTAGCTTGTGACACGATGTGCTGTGATTGTTGGGAATGGGTTTGTAAAAAGGGCAGTTGCTGTTGAACACAATCGGATTCCGCAGGCACTTCTTCTACATGCGTTGTTGACGGCTGAGGCTGATACTGCACATGCTGTTGCAACGACCTACTTGATAGTAATGTATCACTTGATTGCGgttctgaaacaaaaaaaatccatttttatttCGGTTTCGAGATTTTGGTTTTTAGATGACGTAGGCGTagaatattatacaatttaagTAACtacgtttggttcatatagcttcgGTGGCTTGtaagatatataccaaaaaccTATTAGAAGTCGGAGCAATACCCATTTTATACAAGCAGTTACAGctctcctgtaggacccccagaggtgatctagttgttgatgacagagtatactgtgtttgtggaaggaacacttctccagcctgctgaatggcagtgaaagcacaacaccaggagatggcgaacccaattccccaatcgacgacgatggaacagatgttccattgcccgaccgtgaagaaattggaatagcaattacccgcttgaagaacaacaaggcggcgagggccgatggattgccggccgagctattcaaatacggcggcgaagagctgataaggtgcatgcatcagcttctttgcggaatatggtcggaagaaagcatgcccgatgaTTGGAACCTCAGTGTACTCtgtccaatccacaaaaaaggggaccccacaatctgcacacactatcgtgggataagcctccttatcATCGCTTAttaggttctatcgagcgtactgtgtgaaagacaaaagcccaccgtcaacaaactgattggaccttatcagtgtggctttagacctggaaaatcaacaactgaccagatattcaccatgcgccaaatcttggagaagacccgtaaaAAGAGGATCgccacacaccatctatttgtcgactttaaagctactttcgacagcacaaaaaggagctgcccttatgccgcgatgtctgaatttggtatccccgcaaaagtaatacggctgtgtaagctgacgttgagcaacaccaaaagctccgtcatgatcggtaaggacctctccgagccgttcgataccaaacgaggtttcagacaaggtgactcgctatcgtgtgacttatttaacctgatgttggaaaaaatagttcgagccgcagagatAAACAGAGAgggtaaaattttttataacagtgtacagctactggcgtacggcgatgatatcgatatcattggcaaCACCCACGcatttagttctgctttttcccgcctggataaggaaacgaagcttatgggtctggtggtgaacgaggacaagacgaaatatctcctgtcatcaaacaaaaagtcagcgcattcgtgtcttggctcccacgtcactgttgacagtcataactttgaagttgtagataatttattatacctaggaaccagcatcaacacagataataatgtcagccgtgaaatccaacgcagaatcactcttgaaaagtaaagtcctctctcgacgaacaaaaactaaactctacaacaacctcatcatttccgtcctactttatggtgcagaagcgtgaacgGTGTccagtccagcgaataaaaagacagcggctacgctggctgggtcatgttgttcgaatggaggaATGTGTCCCAGCACTGAAAGTTTtccatgcagtacccgctggtggaagccgaggaagagggagaccgccactccgatggaaggaccaggtggaggacatgtcttcacttggtattaccaattggcgccaaactgccaaaaggagagatgcgtgacgcgctgttgtggactcggctataaccgcgtaagcggtgtctacgccagtcaagaagaagaagagttacAGCAGTTAGCTGTTCGAAGCGCTGAGCTGGAAACTTAGAACTCGTTTTTCTGTATCTCTTCTTTGAACTgtatttttcagattttcttCCATCATATCTTGACATGACATGGAAAGGACTATTATCAATAAAAAacgcaatttttttcaaatctccagcaaaagtccaatttttggtatattcaaaaTTAGTCCATGTCATGCAGATCAAAACAACGCTCGTTTTGTTTGTTTCCGATAACCCAATCAACCAGTATCATGGAGGAAGTGCGAGCCCATTTTTATAAAAGCGGGTGTTGTTGagaacgctgtaactcatgttgtacacaaaatttttagcttaaaatttgtGTCAATACCAGATAATAAACTCAAAGCTCTAGCTATTTACTAGTAGTAGAAAGACAActcaaaaatattactaaaaaaaacAGGCCGTCAAATGGGACAACCCCCGTAATACCTCACGTTACAAATAACCGAACGGTATTCAATCAGCTCACTAATTGGTAAATAGCCTTTTAGTAATACAACAAGCACATagcatatataataatattatattattttgagaaaattcacAGTTTCTGTTTAGTTGCAAAACATTGGGAGTAGAAAATAACTGATCACATTGTTCaatcatatattatattgtataatcatgaaaaatactaaaactcatttatttatactatatttatacaaCTCTAATTAAAACTGTGTTTCGCACAACATGTTCGATGTTAACCTAAAAGCTTTCGGCATTGTTTCGAAAgcgaatttttcaataatttcaacaaAGGTATGTTGAAATAACTAAGTATTTTGCAATACGACTTGGTACGGGATAAATACCAATGACTTAATACGTGACATATTTATAGTGCCAGCAGACTGCCATTTAGACtaatatattttctcaaaaataaacGCTGtacatgcaaaaaaaaatgcaagTCAATTAAACGTCGAACTGACACTATAGTGGGAGTTCATCAATTAGCAGTTTGCGTTTAATTAGTTCATCTATacttaatattataaagaggaaatgtttgtttttttgtgtcgAATaagctccgaaactactgaaccgatttgaaaaattctttcaccgttggaaagctatactatccctgagtgacataggctatatttagtttaaaaaaaaaatagggttccttaccaaaactccgataatgtaaaaaaaatacaaaaagctttctttaatcgcgaatgctgcgaaaacgattgaaaatataacaaagtgatgtactacaattttgtagaacttatcattatctacaaaaaacgtctattatagttttgtcacaataagcgattttatataaaaaaattaattaatatatcactacttgaaaaggctctttatttataccttagtattaatccttatcgaaataaatgatttattatttaagatcgcttcaaaacctttatataactttttgaattattagattctgacataccattccaaagatatcacgagttaagaattttgaaatttttgaatggtcctgtgcggaattaaaaataattgtcgcttgataataatatgatataaaaatgaattgctgttcgtttgtgccgcaaaaaaacgagaacggccaaaccgatctggctaattttagtcttgaaatattcttggaaggccagaaaaagattagaaagtgagtaaatatgaaaaaatttcgaggaagataataataagagaattttattcgagttgagaagaaaaatataaaagagaaaacaaaaaattataatttgaaggttgtcattgttgctttgttaaaatatttttgttattgttcaattgtataagctTGTGTCGattgcccaaaacaatttgtaacaaataaggaaaggctaatttcacgtccaaccgaacattttacactctcgcaatttattgatgtaattttattaagataacacacaattttacctatatattcggcataaagtccaatagggaattttctaaaatcgggaagttattggttgttgaagttcaaaccgatctggctaattttagtcttgaaatatacgtggaaggccagaaaaagatgagaaaatgagtaaatatggaaaaattgcgaggaagatgtcagtaaaagaattttattcgagttgacaagaaaaatataaaaagagaaaacaagaaaataatattttgaaggttgtcattgttgctttgttaaaatttttttgtaattgttcaattgtataaggttgtgtcgatagcccacaactatttgtaaaaaataaggaaaggctaatttcacgtccaaccgaacattttacactctcgcaatttattgatgtaattttattaagataacacacaattttacctatatattcgacataaagtccaatagaaaatcatcatatatagtatatgagggctgatgtaattccagaaccaatttcactcattttcaccaccaaggttaacgggaataggggcgacttggttcctgttagtaggcaaacatacggcacattcggccttgaaattactcctaaattgcaaatgaacgaaacaccagtcagcaaaatcgtcaaaaattgcgctttaacgaaaattttccaaatattcaagaagttgttggaggtactgcacaggactttaaaagatcttgattgtggatgaacgtttttggtggagccaggattctgttagtaggtgatttagccagactcttccaattattcctggatcaactgttactgacgggctaatcgtatgcctaaaatcatttaatttgtagcgacacataaagaatcgccaattaacaactaacatatgagtgtttttgcaacaataccaaattgcgattgtagaagtagttggcagttgacacctcgatggattaatagcatttccaacagatttctttcacttcattgactcgaaagagaagttttcctggcatgaaacctcaatatgataaccataaatgactgattgaatgacctatattggtggtaaaaaaaaatatcgatgatcttaatgcgacaatttagaatttcggtccaagagagttgacacagctactaaccaggatgacgtagtcaattatcccaaactatttaaaattgcctgtactttgcaattaaaagtagtgtgagttgtaatcatgctgcgtaacataaatcaacctcgagtaatcaatatcgtcgccgaagccaagattggaccaacttaatttaatgtataccttagccacaaaaacgtgtggccgggactgctagtatattataaaaaaaagaaaatccgtGAAATGTTAACCTAACAACAGTTACACTATAAATTAACTAAACTTTCATAGAAAAATTGTTTAGTATTACAACTAAGCgtttatagaaatttaaattttgaaacgtgctgagtaatatttaaaataaactgaaatcgcTCACTTAATTCCATATTTTCTATGTAGGTGAACGTTGCTCCAATACcggtacaaatataaaaaagaatggTATATACTATAAGCCGgtgaatatttgtttacatataagCATGATTACTTTTACGTTATATCGCACTATACAAGTGTGGTTGAAGACATGAACCAGCTAAATTGAAATGTATTAAGAATAGGTTAAACATTAACAATCCACATACGCAGGAATTCGTAAATATGTAGCTGTGTGTGCAGAGCAAGGTTGTAAGCACTATGTAAGCGAAATAGTACAACGCGAGTATACCACCAACATGTGTGCTGTTGTGCACAAGAGTGGCTGCCACATATGCTTTTTCGGCTTTTATGATTACTCACTATCCACATATTTTCTTACTGTTGCTTTTCATAGATTTATCATATGACTTCCCAAACACATTGTTCATACACAAAAGTATATGATTGCTGCACCACTACGACAAGATGGCCTCCACACCACCGATATATTTGGGATTATTGTGTGCACGTGGAAAATCAAGGTGTTGCCACATTATTTGGaagcaaataatttacttttataacacaaaagcatttatatatttatttattttcacgtTACACAAATGTCCGTTGTCATGGTGAATTTAGTATCACTGACACGTTGGGGTCAAAGTGCGTTAAAATCACACATTACCAGCTTCTATGTAAATATACCTTTACCCgtgcatatgtacacatacaacAAATTCTATGCAAGAAAAGTGATGATATAATAGCATACTAGGCAAATTAATACAGTTTACACTATTATTGAACATTACATACGCTGCATGTGGCACTATCCAAAATGTGAATGAATTATCCCATTGCTGAAATATTACCCCCAAGGATATATAACACTAACCACAGTTTGATTTTATCAATACCACATATGGGAGAACCTATTTAATTTGttccaaaaacaacacaaatttattgtatatatgtatataacatcaTTACCAGTTTTATGCAAAAGAAAGGCAATAAGACTAtactattgaaatattttttggggaGCAACTAGGAGACACTAACTCAGCGAAACAGTAAAGCATTTGCTGAAGCATAACAAGAAATTTGAACACagcatacaactaaataaaacCATGTACGATCATCCTCaattatgcatatatgtgttcaaTAGATAGAATAGTATAAGGTATAGGTGATTAGAAGTTCGTGATACGACACCTCTTTTAATCATCGTtcaatgtatacatatgtacatgtctaTATATGGTTGTACTGATGTGcaagtagatacatatgtatgtgtggttaGATAAAGGCAACTCTAAAGCATCACAATGTACAcaactaaaattattaaatatatatactataaaaatGTAGGACATTCGATTTACCAAATTAGTATTACTTATGCGAAcacgatataaataaataattaaataaagctgTGAAACATGATagttatgtaaaaaatttacataaaatatttcagttatttattgatattgacagataatttaattaactaaagTTAGGCCAgtctagaaaataaaaaaatctagaTCGTGCGTGATAGACACTAGGTGACTGACTATATCTAGAAATTTTAACtgtttaaatcaaaataaaaactctTAATAGGCAaacagacaaataaaaaaatgtggttCAGCAATCCGGAATTATTTACtaacaaatactaaattttagcaTGTAAGGAAgcgctatgttcgggtgtaaccgcacattttatacactcgcagtGTGTTTATGGAATTCTATTCAAATAAGACACAATTTGAACCATAATTTCGACATAAAGTCTACAAGTATAacaaaaagtatatacatagtCTTTCAGAGCCGTGTAATTAATAGGAGCTAAGGGAAGTTGTTATCGAgccgattttaattatttttggtagAGTGACACGCTGTTAGACGAAAAAGATgatttgtcgataaaacaggttacgttctcactttgtggtaaaacagtttatcgacggaatcaatgattgcatgaacattttcgaccgaaaatctttatcgtatcgaaatcgaactcgctgcggattcaatgattaggcccattataaagtgaacgaaccCATTGTAATTCAAAAATGTGTTATATGGGCAGTTGGCATGGTTTTAAATCGTCCATCATCCATCGGTAACATCATGATGTCaagtaaatattgtattttaacattCTTTGAAATCGGTTGAATACTTCGAAAGATATACTGCTTCGTTAGTGAGcaaacgcacttttagtagttttcaaaacaTTATTTGTATAGACCGTGGTCAAGGTGGATACTAAAGAAAACTGTGTCTAGAatgtttggtttacatagcttgAAATTGCGAGATATTAGTTGCCAAgcacttttattttaaaatttgacctCGAACAGGCTTAATGGGAAAAAATGGCCAAAAATCACAATTAGAAGCATACGTCGACATCTTTAAGcaaatattgttgcaaaatgTGACCATCCTTTAAGTAGACTTAAAACTTCAACGGTAactgtttttgtattaaaaaatgaagttgattatgtttttatatgagaAAGTAcatatttgattgaaaaaaaaaaaaacaaaaaaacaacatgtAAATTAACTTTTTCACTCAcggtatatattttctttgcgGCGGTaaggaaatataatttatgcGAAAGCAAGAGGAGCTTGagaattcttgttttttttaaatatgattaaaCAACAGTTGTGTACATATGAAAAATGTACAAAACGgatttgttacaaaaaaatgtaattctgAAGATAGCGTACGTAATGCCGGAAACTGACAGAGATCAAGAAACAAGCTGGAAACTGAGGGCCATTCTATAATATTGCGGTGGACACATCAAGCGTCCGTAGTCGTAGAATATCATCTTGGTTAGTGGCATAGCTTTGTTGGTGAACATAGATAGCGTATAGCAAGGTCTCAAGTTTattcgaaagtgaaaaaaacCGAATCAACCCGAAATAACGTAttaacttattctaaaatttacaCAAAGCATAAATTCGGGCTCGATTTAAAAGTCTTTATAAGGTATTCATCACCTGATTAATACCTTTTAGTTTTTTCATACGTATGTCCACAGATTTAACAATTTTGGTTATGTCCATGCTTgatttataatgaattttacaCAAGACTGGTAACTTTTTATCCATTAAAACTTCACACCAAATTGTTGTTCTattcatatttactttatatagaGTGAATTAGTAGCTTTAATTcaacatttacattaatatttaacTTGATTTATGCTCACAACAAAGAGCTGCTCTGTACCCGCATCATAAAGCTAAAAAGCATGTACACCAAGATTcgataagatatctcaatttttccgTCTCGTTATTCTGATTACTATATACTCTATATATATCGattattttaagatattacaaacGACCGCAATGCGCAGGCTAtatctctgtgcaacatgttgcaagagtataaatatatcaaattgAATTAAACATTCCTGAAGCTATGTTAGCGGATTTCAAATATACGTAAATGGTCAGATCTATGTGCATTTTTTATAGGTATACAgccatattttataataataaacaattttagattttttgacTGACTTCAACATCTTAACCTGGCATAGCATAAAGAAACAGTTCAACCACTTAAACGCGCTTTTAAAATGCGTAGGCTTCGAATTGGCGATGCTATTTCAAACAAGTTTCAGATATTCCAAAATAGGAGATGTCGGCACAAAATTGAAGCGTGCCAAAGCTTTGCcaggtttaaattattgaaaatttcgacGTGCAAGTGTTAGTATATCGCCAAACTTCTAATAATCAATTATTGctccctgacagacggcggcgttaattcggattaactgctttaatcggggttaattcgagagttatctcagttaactccgtttgctaactcccatttaatcctcaaaattttagaaagttagtgggagttcgtgactttttcgttggcaacattgttaaacatagccgcttttaacctattgtgaatgaaaatatgcaatactgacagctgtttttcaattaaacgtaaacaaaaacatatgcacgcaatgaaatagctaaatttttctaaaatggaagttctaataataacgtatttatgtatatttttgaagtAATTAGTGATTTAGTACTAATTGTgtggctaacaaccgcaatattcgctttctattgaattttattttaccaaaatggaaatgttacttgccaatcagctgtttatgggagtatataactcgctttgctgccgtctgtcacctaaATATTATCTAGGCTATTAGATTAATTCTTCATCTTATAGAAGACTGTTCCCGTTGTAATAAAATATGCGGaagatatttaaaactaaaagatGGTATGCTAACGACCATATTATTCCCAATATATcgagcaaaaaatgaaaagataGATACCTGTGTATCAGTTCTTAATCAATTCATAGAAGCTATACACAATTTAAACAGATCTTACGCACTCATTTCGCACGTGATACCGATTTTTGATACATTGAAAACGGGTCTTGTTGATACAAATAATTTCTGGTCCActgataagtatatatattttacgacGATATTGGATAAAGTCAATTTCGATGTTGTTGAACTGCCTATACCAGTCTAAATAATTTGTAAGATCTCGCAA
It encodes:
- the LOC105220016 gene encoding eukaryotic translation initiation factor 4 gamma 3 isoform X2 encodes the protein MQKTASFGPSVQPNISKAMQSQPTQNMIMAANKKKKYQQAPPPKQSQQQNNQQFQINSSYNVVTLLKTSPIAQKQQQNSHAAQIVQQSYANVVNRSIPPEISNSQINTEYNMKSGTLYNVKHRSISNCNNNKTTMIDVTHTKGFVSPTDFGVGANINGVLITGIHIANGSNINGCGENGSNGGSTGGGLVALTNSQTSHGSTLGIALGGTGGTGGTAYTHEKKLVGVNIGCDDNRKYDYNNKLLPNNNYQSTQEFVQQTVTNSSSQVHSNSGASLYRGPSASPAPRNGARHVPMQAMYPQAMHQGVVVQPFPQYQRQTFPAPYAQYPQPLQPNYQYTYPSYYPVPTQRGAVGVSTGVGVGSPMAVQPGPNGPMSAPPGATQTQMPLAPGTVLTAGAVPPGANPTVLGVAPNPNGQQVAVQSIVGVVQTTVPTQSSQKSTRRRTHAIKIIDPSTNKDIFEDDGKKPSASTEIEYPEPNLYAPPPIVMAERLRNIPYDMMGDMTQMSRDGTLNPTPIVSAISDGPSVEIIPAVHKPRGKKILPIINPKDGNSVHPTEPQSSDTLLSSRSLQQHVQYQPQPSTTHVEEVPAESDCVQQQLPFLQTHSQQSQHIVSQANTKRQPEQGISADANVVITDQINSHECKGVAAEDGNSTQQQPISNVSVATTVNSSISVPSSTVASEASQYPQSAEFQHQQNHFTTVEVGIVEKPETLKTLNSTGSRAPEISTNLDGTQPQTTDILPQSMQLTQETPELVNEKQNISNVDSRTDQSAESNHVEIEHVTENASIETQNPREWEDDAKVVDYSTSSLNKTTASSFNKDEEAGDRVQSQIAQSQGSRSRHSETAANEGDETDRAVVAIKPEEISESRDITLTTTVEKLPTENSALDDTVDEIKNSNSSNEGKSNSNDITSSECVGDQSTTQQSLISYNEGQWSPNNPSGKKQYDKVQLLKLREATASRRQPEVSNVSILPTPNLMPSFIRNPKRVQSMVGSLSTNRGVAGSISGAEGYGNKQASMSGVHGRGSMKGMIHVNLSLHQDVKLNETDNAWRPRVLVKGDVEADPEAKSNREKEELVRRVRGILNKLTPEKFDALVEEIIKLKIDTPDKMEEVMVLVFEKAIDEPNFSVSYARLCHRLISEVKRRDERMESGTKTNLALFRAALLDKTEREFTQNVTKSKAKEKKLQPIIEKIAKCSDPTEKAELEAQLEEEERKIRRRSGGTVRFIGELFKISMLTGKIINSCIDALLNPNSEDQLECLCKLLTTVGDKFEQTPINTKESTRCYSLEKIMNRMQAIASKTDKDGAKVSSRVRFMLQDVIDLRRDKWQSKRNEAPKTMGQVEKEMKTEQLSSQYLNYAGSVSGGGGSNGPSSLGSSGKRDERGGGGGRYNDNRSGYSGSHSQRGDTGSLRRQQQIGGNSGNNSGSGMHFNSNGDDSTWHVQTSKGGSRVLDPLKLEGLSTANNFDNKKMGGVGLFVWSNGSRQSSTPTSTPTNSFAALSTLNDNSRSNDRDRDRDRSGPRNKGSYNKGSMERERYGMLPRSGSSQTSRESSSSRGAQQSRSALSSSTLPKTSSHSKYTQQQMPSSNRMSTKLSGAGSLLYPQRGIDSYSHSNQADNSSSGKPNQPPAAVFEKLSDEDILVIKSVISDMVDIGSSNKTLRNGVESCILRVRENQRSALLSYIMTDYLHLRHIGKLQRRYLGNVVVYLINSNFISVIHFKLAYKNFCEIASDLSLDIPDLWKYIIEFTGPLISGKHIHIYDLFNKQLTEEDPSFGKRFLKIYLEYCLSQIGPSFTRTMWKTSNSKWTDFLAESDVQSFIQNNKFECIENDKLQPTIVVTESKEDYAATVAESVEHLLKEEAEAECIIDYINGNIVDIDKHFIRSLATKLCDFAISYRDNSYKLETDCFQKVCIPVLQRYIDSKEEFELECLYSMQLLVARLEHPRGLLSDLFGELYDADVIPQDSFIKWRDSKDQSAGKGVAVKGLNPFFTHILSSETSDENN